The following proteins come from a genomic window of Miscanthus floridulus cultivar M001 chromosome 2, ASM1932011v1, whole genome shotgun sequence:
- the LOC136531209 gene encoding divinyl chlorophyllide a 8-vinyl-reductase, chloroplastic produces the protein MAALLLSSRLPTTSTATPPSSTRPAPRFLSFPGTATRRRCRGPLLASSAASPPAPAPAAQPFRGLPASETTILVTGATGYIGRYVVRELLRRGHRVLAVARSRSGIRGRNSPEDVVADLAPAQVVFSDVTDPVALLADLAPHGPVHAAVCCLASRGGGVQDSWRVDYRATLHTLQAARGLGATHFVLLSAICVQKPLLEFQRAKLKFEEELAAEAARDPAFTYSVVRPTAFFKSLGGQVDIVKNGQPYVMFGDGKLCACKPISEEDLAAFIADCVYDQDKANKVLPIGGPGKALTPLEQGEMLFRLLGREPKFIKVPIQIMDAVIWVLDGLAKLFPGLEDAAEFGKIGRYYASESMLLLDPETGEYSDEKTPSYGKDTLEQFFQRVIREGMAGQELGEQTIF, from the coding sequence ATGGCGGCCCTCCTCCTGTCCTCCCGCCTCCCAACCACCAGTACAGCCACGCCGCCGTCGTCCACCCGCCCCGCTCCCCGGTTCCTCTCCTTCCCCGGCACCGCCACCCGACGCCGCTGCCGGGGCCCGCTTCTCGCCTCCTCCGCGGCCTCACCGCCGGCGCCTGCTCCGGCGGCGCAGCCCTTCCGCGGGCTGCCGGCGTCCGAGACCACGATCCTCGTCACGGGCGCCACGGGCTACATCGGCCGCTACGTCGTCCGGGAGCTCCTCCGCCGGGGCCACCGCGTGCTCGCCGTGGCGCGGTCCCGGAGCGGCATCCGCGGCCGCAACTCCCCCGAGGACGTCGTCGCGGACCTCGCCCCGGCCCAGGTCGTCTTCTCCGACGTCACCGACCCGGTCGCGCTGCTCGCGGACCTCGCCCCGCATGGCCCCGTCCATGCCGCGGTCTGCTGCCTCgccagccgcggcggcggcgtgcagGACTCGTGGCGCGTCGACTACCGCGCCACGCTGCACACGCTCCAGGCCGCGCGCGGTCTGGGTGCCACCCACTTCGTGCTCCTCTCCGCCATCTGCGTCCAGAAGCCGCTCCTCGAGTTCCAGCGCGCCAAGCTCAAGTTCGAGGAGGAGCTGGCCGCGGAGGCCGCGCGGGACCCCGCCTTCACCTACAGCGTCGTGCGCCCCACGGCGTTCTTCAAGAGCCTCGGCGGCCAGGTCGACATCGTCAAGAACGGCCAGCCGTACGTCATGTTCGGGGACGGCAAGCTCTGCGCCTGCAAGCCCATCAGCGAGGAGGACCTCGCCGCCTTCATCGCCGACTGCGTCTACGACCAGGACAAGGCCAACAAGGTGCTGCCCATCGGCGGGCCGGGGAAGGCGCTCACGCCGCTGGAGCAGGGGGAGATGCTGTTCCGGCTGCTCGGGCGCGAGcccaagtttatcaaggtgcccATCCAGATCATGGACGCCGTCATCTGGGTGCTCGATGGACTGGCCAAGCTGTTCCCGGGGTTGGAGGACGCCGCCGAGTTCGGCAAGATTGGCAGGTACTATGCCTCAGAGAGCATGCTGCTGCTGGACCCGGAGACCGGAGAGTACAGCGACGAGAAGACGCCGAGCTACGGCAAGGACACGCTCGAGCAGTTCTTCCAAAGAGTGATAAGGGAAGGGATGGCGGGACAGGAGCTCGGCGAGCAGACCATCTTCTAG
- the LOC136531193 gene encoding zinc finger protein CONSTANS-LIKE 13-like isoform X2 yields MGEGEDDQRNQMLGVGRDHEPERAEPEPEEGKKPGPGEVEAGGDETGTGTAAATCDYCGTAAAAVYCRADSARLCLPCDRLVHGANGVCSRHARAPLCADCRAAGAVFRRASSSAFLCSNCDFGRHRDGGDPPLHDRCAVQPYSGCPPAGDLAALLGVPLLDKPAAEDGAWWNIWEEPQVLSLEDLIVPTTPCHGFEPLLTPSSPKNRSISPDGKMNEEILRQLGELAESDGGVQASAGRDEAEQAGGDQFPSWASPQYATGHGNFGTENNHENGRWNNCDLDALNVACKVEVAYDQVPVSSAEPCLSSFAPLSEICPSMSNGNSMEDNHQANPGIAMPMQGLPKRTGFDVVPCPDRDSVISRYKAKRKTRRFDRQVRYESRKVRADGRLRIKGRFAKANQT; encoded by the exons ATGGGTGAGGGTGAGGACGACCAGCGGAACCAGATGCTGGGCGTGGGCCGGGACCATGAGCCGGAGCgggcggagccggagccggaggaggGCAAGAAACCTGGGCCCGGCGAGGTGGAGGCCGGCGGCGACGAGACCGGCACCggcacggcggcggcgacctGCGACTACTGCGgaaccgcggcggcggcggtctacTGCCGCGCCGACTCCGCCAGGCTCTGCCTGCCGTGCGACCGCCTCGTGCACGGCGCCAACGGGGTCTGCTCCCGCCACGCCCGCGCTCCGCTCTGCGCCGACTGCCGCGCCGCCGGGGCCGTCTTCCGCCGCGCCTCGTCCTCCGCCTTCCTCTGCTCCAACTGCGACTTCGGGAGGCACCGTGATGGCGGTGACCCGCCGCTCCACGACCGCTGCGCCGTGCAGCCCTACTCCGGGTGCCCTCCGGCGGGGGACCTCGCGGCGCTCCTCGGGGTGCCCCTCTTGGACAAGCCGGCCGCTGAAGATGGTGCCTGGTGGAACATCTGGGAGGAGCCGCAGGTGCTGAGCTTGGAGGATCTGATCGTGCCCACCACCCCTTGCCATGGATTCGAACCTCTCTTAACGCCGTCCTCGCCCAAG AACCGGAGCATCTCACCGGACGGGAAGATGAACGAGGAGATCCTTAGGCAGCTGGGGGAGCTCGCAGAGTCTGATGGCGGTGTGCAGGCATCAGCAGGTCGTGACGAGGCAGAGCAAGCTGGTGGAGATCAGTTCCCTTCCTGGGCGTCGCCACAGTATGCCACTGGACATGGCAATTTTGGAACAGAGAACAACCACGAG AATGGCAGATGGAATAACTGTGATTTGGATGCCCTAAATGTTGCATGCAAGGTCGAGGTCGCATATGATCAGGTTCCAGTCAGCTCGGCTGAACCGTGCTTGTCATCATTTGCTCCATTGTCAGAAATCTGTCCCAGCATGAGCAATGGTAATAGTATGGAGGACAACCACCAGGCTAATCCTGGCATTGCCATGCCCATGCAAGGTCTACCCAAAAGGACTGGCTTTGATGTTGTGCCTTGCCCTGATCGTGACTCGGTCATTTCGCGCTATAAAGCAAAGAGGAAGACAAGAAG ATTTGACAGGCAGGTCCGGTACGAGTCGCGCAAAGTTCGTGCTGATGGCAGGCTCAGGATCAAGGGGCGTTTTGCAAAGGCAAACCAGACATGA
- the LOC136531193 gene encoding zinc finger protein CONSTANS-LIKE 13-like isoform X1, producing the protein MGEGEDDQRNQMLGVGRDHEPERAEPEPEEGKKPGPGEVEAGGDETGTGTAAATCDYCGTAAAAVYCRADSARLCLPCDRLVHGANGVCSRHARAPLCADCRAAGAVFRRASSSAFLCSNCDFGRHRDGGDPPLHDRCAVQPYSGCPPAGDLAALLGVPLLDKPAAEDGAWWNIWEEPQVLSLEDLIVPTTPCHGFEPLLTPSSPKNRSISPDGKMNEEILRQLGELAESDGGVQASAGRDEAEQAGGDQFPSWASPQYATGHGNFGTENNHEVATMPTPLYENGRWNNCDLDALNVACKVEVAYDQVPVSSAEPCLSSFAPLSEICPSMSNGNSMEDNHQANPGIAMPMQGLPKRTGFDVVPCPDRDSVISRYKAKRKTRRFDRQVRYESRKVRADGRLRIKGRFAKANQT; encoded by the exons ATGGGTGAGGGTGAGGACGACCAGCGGAACCAGATGCTGGGCGTGGGCCGGGACCATGAGCCGGAGCgggcggagccggagccggaggaggGCAAGAAACCTGGGCCCGGCGAGGTGGAGGCCGGCGGCGACGAGACCGGCACCggcacggcggcggcgacctGCGACTACTGCGgaaccgcggcggcggcggtctacTGCCGCGCCGACTCCGCCAGGCTCTGCCTGCCGTGCGACCGCCTCGTGCACGGCGCCAACGGGGTCTGCTCCCGCCACGCCCGCGCTCCGCTCTGCGCCGACTGCCGCGCCGCCGGGGCCGTCTTCCGCCGCGCCTCGTCCTCCGCCTTCCTCTGCTCCAACTGCGACTTCGGGAGGCACCGTGATGGCGGTGACCCGCCGCTCCACGACCGCTGCGCCGTGCAGCCCTACTCCGGGTGCCCTCCGGCGGGGGACCTCGCGGCGCTCCTCGGGGTGCCCCTCTTGGACAAGCCGGCCGCTGAAGATGGTGCCTGGTGGAACATCTGGGAGGAGCCGCAGGTGCTGAGCTTGGAGGATCTGATCGTGCCCACCACCCCTTGCCATGGATTCGAACCTCTCTTAACGCCGTCCTCGCCCAAG AACCGGAGCATCTCACCGGACGGGAAGATGAACGAGGAGATCCTTAGGCAGCTGGGGGAGCTCGCAGAGTCTGATGGCGGTGTGCAGGCATCAGCAGGTCGTGACGAGGCAGAGCAAGCTGGTGGAGATCAGTTCCCTTCCTGGGCGTCGCCACAGTATGCCACTGGACATGGCAATTTTGGAACAGAGAACAACCACGAGGTTGCAACCATGCCTACTCCTCTTTACGAG AATGGCAGATGGAATAACTGTGATTTGGATGCCCTAAATGTTGCATGCAAGGTCGAGGTCGCATATGATCAGGTTCCAGTCAGCTCGGCTGAACCGTGCTTGTCATCATTTGCTCCATTGTCAGAAATCTGTCCCAGCATGAGCAATGGTAATAGTATGGAGGACAACCACCAGGCTAATCCTGGCATTGCCATGCCCATGCAAGGTCTACCCAAAAGGACTGGCTTTGATGTTGTGCCTTGCCCTGATCGTGACTCGGTCATTTCGCGCTATAAAGCAAAGAGGAAGACAAGAAG ATTTGACAGGCAGGTCCGGTACGAGTCGCGCAAAGTTCGTGCTGATGGCAGGCTCAGGATCAAGGGGCGTTTTGCAAAGGCAAACCAGACATGA